The genomic stretch AGGcctgggcaggaggagcagagcGTGAGTGGGGGCAGCTCCAACGGCCTGCGCCATGTGACGCACGGCGGGCGAGAGATCGCCGACGTGTGGGGCGGACGCCCCCCCAGCGCCTCCACCCGTGCCCGTGGTTGGAAGGAAGTAAGGCCTCTGCAGGTGCACTGGGGTGAAGCGAGGTCACCCTGGATCGGGGTGGCCTCCAACGACCGGGGCCTTACGAGgtgagaaacagaggcacaggggcagagggaagagggaagggcagagacgGGGCGATGCAGCCACGTCACCGGAGCCCCGGAGCCAGGACAGAGGTGCAGACGGAGCCGCCCTCGCAGCCGCCaggaggaaccagccctgccgacAATGCCAGGAATACAAGAGAATACactggcagtttctttttttaatccccacccgAGCACGTTTTCTCACTGccttcagagagagaaacattgatgcgagagaggagagaagcatgaattggctgcctcccacatgggCCTGATggagaattgaacccacgaccttttggctTGGGGCGATGCTCCGACCCACCgagccgcccggccagggctCCGCCGGCAGGTTCGAGCCCCCGGTGTGTGGCACGTTGCTGTGGCAGCACCAGGACAGCGGCCCCCCAGGGAGGGTGCGGATGACAGCTGCTCCCACTCCCACTGGAGCAACCGAGAGAGGCGGTGCCCTCGGCCGAGACTGACAGTGTGGCCTGGGGCTCCGAGGGGGACGGGCCGGTGGGCTGGACGGCTCAGTGGGACCTGCCGGCGGCCCCAGCCGGAGGGAGGGCTCCGTGGGCAGCagaggtgtggggctggggactCGCATTGTCCAGACTTAGCAGGACCGGTCCTTGTCCAAGCTGAAGGGGCTTCCTGTGTGTCTTTAGGACAGAAGTGACTGATACGAGGGGACTCGGGGGGGAGAGGCACACCCAGCACCCCAGCAAGGAGGCGACGGGACAGAGCCCCATCCAAGTCCCTGCCGCGGTCTGGGCCTTGGTTCCCTCCTAGAAAGGGCCTGGCCCCGGCAGGCCCCCGACCCAGGGCTCAGCGGCCTGATGGGCTCCGTGCAACCCCAGCATTTCTGGCTTCAAGAAACGAAACCAAAACAGCAGGCTGGCTGGCCTGCGCCTGGCGGGACATACCAGGTCGGACCCACTCTGAACGCGGTGGGCAGACGGACCTGCTTCCTTCCCATCGCCCTGCAAGCCTGCTGTCCAAAACCTTCGCCCCGTCTGCTTTATGTCAGCAGGATCTCCAAACCGAGAGCACGTTAGTGAACAGAAAACcttgggggcaggcagaggggggggcggggagggcgtgGCCCGGCAGGGAGAAAGGGCGGGGAGGGCGTGGCCTGGCAGGGAGACGGGGCGGGTCAGATCCCAGGAGGTGGCGCCGCAGGAACCTGACGGATCCGGGTTTCCACCTCCCTGTACATAAAACACCTGGCTCCCGGCAGCTCCTCCAACACGCCGGGATAAGCCCGTCTGTGGTTTCTGGAAGTCTGGCCAACCACTCAGAGGAGACGTGGCGAAGCCAGTTTCACTTCAGCACCGCTCCAACCTCCCCGGGGCACCTTCCTGCCAAGGCCTGAGTTTCACTTCCGCCTCCCTGGGACTCCGGAGCCCCGGGGGTGcgggggtgcagggctgggggaggggcagaggtccAACACGCAGGGAACCCCATCCTCACACCGACGAACCTAAGGAAGCCTGCCAGAAAAGCTTTCCTGCGTTCCCCAAGTTGCTGGATAAGCCCTGGGTTCCCCacgttgaaaaaaaaaaagaagtgatcacttaagttttctaaaaagaaacgAGGAAATGAGATAAAAGCCAGCTCCTCAGATTTCtgcacagtggggagggggctgcccggGCCGGCTCCCTGCTCACCTCTGCCCACTCACGGGAAGGCAAACCCACTTTGTGCTGGTGTGGAGGCAAAATCAGTGCCGTTTCTGCTCGCACGGCATTCCATCACCGGCGGAGAATTCCAGCCCGGGGCGGGCGCGAGGGAGGCCCAGCCCCTCGCCGTGTGAGGTCCGCCCAAGGGGACCAGCAGTGTGGGCGGGACCTGATTTTACAGGTGGGCTGGTGAGCTGTGCCCtggagggacaggagggatcacCGAGGGGACCACACCTGGTACCCAGGGGAGCTCCACTCACCCCCAGCCACAACAATCCCCTGTGCTCCCCACTGAACCTGCCCACGCCCCAGTGACCCCCTGGTGGCCAAGGCCACCCCTTGACCCACCACACCCAGTTCCTGGCTCCCTCCTCCAGGTGAGGCCAGCTTCCTGCTGTGCCCCACGTGTCCAGTGCTCACTCCTTTGTGTGCCACCGTCGGGGCCTTGcttcaggccccaccccctgcagcagAAGCCACGCCACAGCCGACCCCATCCCTTCCATCCCTGACTCAAGGGGGCGGTGGAGAGACAGAGGTGACGTGAATGAGCCTCGGGTGCACACCTGTGCCCACACAGGCCCCCCtggacacacagggacacaccTGTTCCGAGAGGTGCGGACACAGAGTGGCAGGGGGGAGGAGCGGAGGGGGTGCAAGTGGCAGGAATGAATGCCAGGGTGCTGAGAGTCACCCCTCGCCCAGGTCAGGAGGCGAGAGAGGCTGTCTGGCGTTGGCGGAACACGGAAGGGAAGCGGGTGACCAAGTCACAAAGGCCTTCCCCCAGGAACCGCCCGGGAGGACGGGGCAGGGAGCTGAGCCGGCCTCTGCTGCAGAGCGAAGGCCAAGGCGAGGCCACCCCAGGGCTTAGCCAGCAGCTCAGAGCGGGGCTGCCTGCGGGCTTGGCGCTGGGGCGGAGCCCAGGCCTGCCGGAGCCGTGAACGGTCCGGTGAAGGCCTCCCGGCGGGCCGGTGGGCGGGGTGTACCCTACAGCAGTGTGCCACCAGCTCCCCCCTTTTCACTTCCTCGGGTCCCAGTTCCCGGCTGCGCTGGCGAAACAGGGTGTGCTCACCCTGACTCAAACACacgtggaaaggaggaagaggaaacaaCACAGAGGCCCGGTGGAACCTTGCAGTGAGACGTGGAGAGAAACACCCGTTAAAATAGAGCCAGACAAGGGGGCCGTGGTTCCTCACGTTTGTGAGCCCCAGAGGTGGTTGGGGAGCAGGTGAAACACAGGGTTTCTCCCGAGAGATCTGAAGGGAGGTGGCTGGAGCACAGGCCCCCGGGGTCCCAGAGACGCATTCCAAGACCTCGGAAGGGCCCCCAATTCTGCGGGGAAAGGGCCCCGAGTGAGCTTCACCGCAGTGGCTGCTGAGCTGTTTGGGGCACCCCCCCGCAGGTTCCACGTGAGTGCCTCTTCCCATGCTTCATTCAAACCCTGTCCCTGCCTCTCGGAGAGCAGGGAGGGtgtcagcctgccctccccccgcaccagccccagccccagccccagccccggggggACTCACCATCATGAGCTCCTTCTGGAAGGATTTCCGGTCCTTGTTCTCGGCGTTGTTGCAGTCCTCCTTCAGCTTCTCCAGCACGGACGCCACCCGCTCGGGCTCGCTGTCCAGCTCGGCGCGGCAGAAGAAGGTGAGCGGCAGGCTCCCGTAGCCCAGGGCGTCGGCGAAGGCGCGCCAGCTGCTGATGTTCTCCATGAGCAGCGTCCGGACGGAGGCGTAGATGTAGGTGAGGAACTTGCAGGGCCGCAGGATCTGCTCCAGCAGCACCGAGGTGCTCAGCTCGGGCCCCGGCAGGAGGCTGGGCCGCGCCCGGCCCACCACCAGCACGTTCTTGGCGTGCACGAGGCCCACCTTGCCCTGGTGGTAGCCGATGTACCACTCCTTGGTCCACAGCTGCCCCTTCAGCCGGATCTTCTCCTCGCTGAGCAGGGCGATGGCGTCCCCCTTCTTGTACTCCAGCAGGTAGTGGTTCTTGCTCTGCCGCACCACGGTCTTGAGCAACTTGCCGAACTTGAGGCTGGACACGGGGCGGTCCTGGAAGGTGGGGTACTTGGTGGTGGCGGCAAACGGGGACAGGATGATTTTGCCGACCTCGTTCTTCTTGAGGAACCGTCTCTGCCCGGACGGCTTGATGGCACTTTTGGGGGGCGGCTGGGGGGTCTGGACGCAGAACTGGGTCAGGATGGCCTGCTGGTCGTCCTTCACCTGCACCCTCAGGGTGAAGTCCGAGAGCTCGCCGGGGCTCTGGCAGGTGATGGGGAAGATGAGGCGGCTCACCTTGCCCAGCTTCATCTGGAAGCCCCTCACGACCTTGGCCTGCTCGCTGGCCTTGACCTCGTAGTGCGTCATGTTGGAGAACACGCAGACCTGGAGGTCCTGCGGCCGGGACAGGACGAACTGGTGCCTgccccagagctgcagggccaccggggcggggctgggggcctggcggGGGACCTCGCTGACCAGGAGGGTCTTGGGGGCGCAGTCGTGCCCGAAGATGGTCACCACCGTCTTGAAGGATGGGTGGACGTGTTTGGGGCCGTAGAGCCCCACGGTGACCTTCTTGTTGATGAAGTCCCACACGGTGGAAGGGTAGAGGATGTTGGGGCCGTGGGCCACGATGGCCAGGTACATGCAGGGCTCCAGGTTGTCCAGGTGCACCTGCACTGTGTCGCCGTAGCTGTAGGTGAGGGGGACGGGGACATAGGGCCCCTCCTTCAGGTCGCTCCGCAGGCACTGCAGGCCCACCGTGCTTTTGCTGAACATGTCGCTCTTCACCTCGGCCGACACCGTCATCTCCAGGACCAGGACGGTCCTCACCTCCAAGGTGCTCAGCTTCACCTCCAGCACCGGGCTGACGCTGCAGCACCTGTCGCTGTTGAGTTCCAGGGGCGGGTCCAGCAGCGCCCTCATGGAGATCTGCTGGGTGTCCCCCGGGGCCACGTGGCCCTCGGGCACGTGGATGCTGATGCCGGTGTCGGGGAGCTGCACGGAGCCCCCCGAGCTGTCCAGCTTGCACACGATGTTTGTCTCCACCGCCTGGGTCTGGCCCCACCCGGGGCTTTGGCCCAGCAAGTCCAAGTCGTGGCAGGACCGAGCCAGCTTCCGATGGCTCAGCCAGGCCGCCCGGAAGTCCTCCCGGCTCTGGAACTGCTCGGGGACCGGGGACTTCAGGCCCGTGAAGAACCCCGAGGAGGCGGGCGCGTCGGACTTGGCTTGGAGGACGGAGAGCTCCGACAGGCTGTAGGAGCGCTTGCTTCTGAAGAACGGGTTGTCCCGCCTGGCGGGCCCCTCGGCGAGCAGCTGATCGGCGGCCGGCGGCCCGTCCAAGCCGGGGCCGGGGCCGTTGGTGGCGGCCGAGCCGCCATTGGTGAAGGCGGACGGGCCCGTGTCAAAGAGCAGCAAGTCCACGGTGCTCTTGGGGGCCAGCTCCTCCACGCTGGGCCCCACCGGCAGGTGCCCGTTCAGGAACGGGTTGGTCTGGGCCCCGTTCCAGAAAGGGTTGTTGCTGTGGGTCCTGCCGGACCCTTTCTGGTCATCCGTCCACCCCCCGGGCGCGTCGAACTCCCTGGCCGCCTCGTCGGGGCTGTCGGGGAGCAGGTCGATCATCCCGCTGTCGCTCAGGGTGGAGTTCCGGCAGCTCAGGGGCCGCACGTGCGAGGAGGGGATGTAGCCCATCTCCGTGGTGTTGTGGGCGTACCACCACTCGCCGCCGCACGTGTCCAGCACGTACAGGTGGTCGCCCTTGGAGAACTTCAGGGTGGTGAAGTTGCTGGGCCGGTAGTCCTTGATGGCCACCACTTCCTTGGCGTTCCCGAAGGGCGTGGGGTTGTCTCCCAGCAAGGCACTGGGGGAAGGCACTGCAGGGGACACGGGACAGAGGGTGAGGGCCGGGCCCGGGGGGCCGCCCGCACCGGGGAGAGACTAGGGGCCCGAGAAACACCCAGCCACCTGTCCCGGTGTCAGACACCTGGTGTCCAGGGTTGACACACACCACCACCCACAGAAGTGCAAATCAGCACCAGGAACGGCCACCTGTCCCGGTGTCAGACACCTGGTGTCCAGGGTTGACACACGCCACCACCCACAGAAGTGCAAATCAGCACCAGGAACGGCCACCTGTCCCGGTGTCAGACACCTGGTGTCCAGGGTTGACACACGCCACCACCCACAGAAGTGCAAATCAGCACCAGGAACGGCCACCTGTCCCGGTGTCAAACATCCGGTTTGAGTGGAACTGTTCTTGATCCCACTGAGCGATCGGAAACTCGGCGAGGTGGTGAGGTGAAGGGCAGGCTGCCCCACAAGGCGCCCCCCTTTGGCGCGAGGATTAGGTCGACCAGGAGACCACCGAGGCCCCCACCACTCGGGAGGAGCTGTTTTCCGTCTTCCTCACTTGCTTACAAGAATTCAGACAGAGGGCTCGCTCCGGGAAGAGAGCCATCACCAGAGAGGACTACACCGACCTCCCAGGGGCCCTGAGACACAGACTCCTGCCCCAGTGTCTCCGCACGGCGGGGAAAACACTCGTTTGTCCGCCacgctctccccacctccttgtGAGTCATCTCCCTCCCCTtggaagcccccacccccacccctccttaccTCAGCGGGGCACAAAAGCCTTTGTTTGCCTGACTGCCTGGCCTCCCAGTCTCAGGGGGCCCCCATACGCACGCAGTTAAATTCTCCTTCCGCTACTGTCCAACGTCTACCTACCTGTGAGTCTGGCCAGAGAGCCTGGGGGCGCAGAGGGGAAACTGCCCTCGGCCAGAGTaggaggggacagtgagggggGGTTTCCTCGGGAGCCAGAGACGGTCTGTGCTCAGCGACCCCTCGGCCAGTGGCCTGGCCGTGGGAAAGCCCCGGGAGGGCCCCTCGTGGGCAGGAGCCGAGTCCACGCTCTGCCCGCCACACGGAAGGTGCCCCCCTCTTCCTTCCAAGGCGAACCCGTCCTTCATCTAACCCTTCCCGTGACAGAAGATGTCTCaggccctctctcccttccaacCCCCTCGAACCGACCCTTCGGAACGACACCACCGCTGCACGGTCCCTCCCGCACACACGGTGGAAAGAAGCTCAACGGTGTGTGGCTGGCAGGGGTCACATCGTCCCTGAGCAACGGTGGAAGCGGCCTGAAAAACCCCGACCCTGGGAAGGGTGACTCCGAGAATTCACGGCTCTAGGCATCCGACTTTGAGTGTCAGCACAGCGGACAGCAGTGGGAAGGGCAAACGAAGCCACCGAAACCAgtggctttgaaaaaaaaaaacacggatGGTTTCACATCTGCGTGGTTTATCCGCCTGCTCTACAGGGCGGAGTGCACTCAGGGCCCGAGGTTCCTTCCGATGGAAATcagcctccccccccaccccccgaacgGGCCTCGTTCTGCAGTCTGCTCACATTCTGCCTCCCCGAAACAGACAACGGGACAAAGGAAACTTGTTTCTACGCCGCGTCATAAACAAGCAAGGACCCCTGCACTCCCAGCTGGACTGCAGGGGCGTGTGATGAAGCCAACGGGCCTTCTCTTCTCCTGAGCCGGCCTCCAGAAAGCCGTCTCCcaccgctcccctccccctcctgtgaAAGGAATAAGGAATAATCTGACTGCCTCTCCTGGGCGGAGTCCACGGCAGCAGGTGTGGGCTACCTGCAGGAACCAGGTGACAGGGGCAGGTGTGTCTGCCAGAAAGCGCAGCTGGCCTCCAGGACTGCCGCCCTCGGCCCTCCccgcctgggggccgggggcttCTGGCTGCGGGGCCACTCGGCCTGGGCTCTCCGTCCGGGCTTCTAGaagctctctgagccccagtgccTGAGATGCGTCACGATGGAGACAGGTGTGTTTCTCCAGCGGGCCCCGGTGGGGATCACAGGAAATCGTGCCCCTGAAGGGCTCCTCAGTGGAACGAGGCTCAGCCACAGGACCAGGGCTTGTCGGACTTTTCCTTACAGCCAACCTCAGCGTTCCCTCGTCGCTGCGCTTCTCTCCACGGCCCTTGTCACCAACCGACACACCAGACACCCTGGGTATCTGTTTTGTTTGCtcctggtggggaggagggctccagggcccctccGGGTATAagccccagcacacagcaggtgctcgaCAAACACATATGTGCAGAATCACGGATCATCTTCTCCTGTCTGCTTACAACAGAGGCCTTGTCTAGGCCACTGGGTCAAGGTCAGGACCAAAGGCAGAGTCCGAATTCTGTCTGGGAGTGCCCTCTAGTATGAAACCACCCTGAACTCGGAAGGGAGGCGGctgaaggggaggtggggggagggagaagggtcGGTCTGGGGCCAGAGATAATATAAGACCGTCTCTCCCACTTTGCCGCTGTCCGGCCACGGGCTCCAGGAAAATAGaaaccatttctgtttttttgacACACCTAATGAAAACgtcacatgaaaatgaaaaccaaatgaaaattaaagaaagccTGCGAGCTATTCAAGTCTTGTTAGAATCCCTCAAAGGTTACAACCCTATAATGTGCCCCCCCAGAATCGTTCCCTGacagccacattttttaaattaaaaagcaaagcgATTAGGGTGGCTTTGTGCATAGCCGAAGAAAACACATCAGAGCGAATGACCGCGTCAGCCTCACCAGACGGAAGAAGGACAACGGCTTTACTTGAAATTCTAAGCACTCTCCTCAGAGGGCTACAGTAATAGATCCCACCCGAGGGTCAGGCTCCTTCCCACGGGGCGCCTCGTGGGAGTGGGCAGTCGCGTGAGCCCCCTCTGGAAGGGGCCCTCCATCCGTCACCTGCCAGAGCGCCCCGGGACGCCCGGCTGGGGCCCCGCCCCATCGGGTGCAGGGACGTCCCCACTGAATTCCAGCTCGATGAGCTCAGGAAGTGCCGCCCAGGTCCTCAGCCACCTGGATTTTAACACTGAAAAGCTCCCGGGGCGTCGGGAGGTTCGGCACACTGGATAATGCAtttcccacccccctgccccgggTCTTTGGCAGGTGAGGCATCCGCCGGGAGCCGCAGACTTCCCAGCACAGGTTTGGGCTGGAATCCCCTCCCACCTGGAGGCCTGTTTGCCACGTGCAGGTgtgtgcagctgctgggctgTGGGATGCAGCCCGGGCCCCACACTACCCTGGAGAGTGAGTCCGGGGGGTCTCTGCCCCCCGccgcccaacacacacacacacacacacacgcacacgcccCAGCCCCTACTCACATCTCAGCTGCCTTGCCTGTCATCCTCCCCGCATGCACTGCTGTTCTTTTACGAATAACAGCTCCTCCCAGATTCTCACTGGTGGTTAACAATCAGCTCCCTGCCCCTCAACCCTGACCGAAACCTCACACTTCCCAGCTTTCCCCGAGACGAGCTGGGCTCACGTGAAAAAGAACGCCCACTCCCAGCCCACGAGAAACGAATGTCCAGTGAGTCACAGCGCCGGCCGGCAACGCCGCTGCTCTCGTTAACGGCCCTCGCGATCCCCTCGGCCAGTCTCTGCTCAGAGGGCATTCAAAGCCAAGTCCGGGGCGTGGCAGGGAGCacggagaggaggaggaggaggaggaagcagcagcGGAGAacacagcaggagagagagaagggagtggaAGGAGAAGCGATTCCGTGGTGTGGTTCTCTGCACATCGGGGGAGGACCAGGACTTTGTCTGGGAGAGGGGTCGGGGCGGGGATGGTGTGTTTGGCTGGGTCTGTGCCGCGGGCCACAGGTACACAGGCAAAGACACAGCTCCCTGCACGCCGAGCGATTTCAACAGAATGCGGCAAAGGCCGCGGGAGAGTCAGCTCTCGgcggtgagggtgggggtggaggggcgtgCGGCACCCGGAGAGCTCACAGCGACACTGACCGTGGCCCAGCGAGGTCGGGGCGGGCTTCTAGGGAGAAGACCACCCACCAGTATCACCCCTGGTGTCCAGAAGACAGGCGTTCTCATCAGCCCGGTTTCTGGGTGGAGGTTAGAGAGACCCATGTGCACacggcgctgggaccctgggccgCCTCTAAACCAGGGGCCGGCAAACTACGGCCCCTGGACCACATCCCCCGGCtgtttttgtcaataaagttttattcaaaCACAGCCATTTCCGTTTGTTtgctctcttcaatggctgctgtcAGCTACCCCGGCAGAGTCAGCAGCTGTGGCTGACGTCATGGGTCCTGCAAGACTTACAGCATTTCCTGGGTGACGCCATTGGACTGGACTGCtaccccaccccccccaacccccttccctcctccagagCCTGCAGcaacccagcccccaccccccgtcctCAGTGACACCAGCGTTCCGGTCCCAGCGTCACCAAAACGCAcgacaagagaaaaggaagatattCTGTACCAAGTCTCATTACTAACGGGAGCACTCAAACCAAACCAACTTCCCCACACGCCCAAGAAATGACAGGACACGCGGTCACTGTCCCCGGGCCGCACTGGTAACACGGCGACATGCTGACCGGAACGTGGCCAGGGCAGCCCCcgagccctgggccccaggcctgtcCCTGGGAGCTCACCTTTGACATCGTTAAAGCTCGCCTCCGAAAATCCTTCGCTCAGGTCGATCAGCGTCCCCTCGGACCTGCACCGGGGGAGGCCGCTGGCGTTGGCGGCGCGGATCCGCTGGGCTGCCATCCCGACGCTCTACGGCGCCATCGCTGTCCGCCGGTCGGTCTCGCCAGCAGCGGCTAAGGCCTCTGGCTCAGGCGGCCATGCCGCCCGCGCGGGGTGCCGACCGTGCCACGTGCTTCTCCCTGAAAGCAGAGGAAAAACAATGTCCTTGAGCAGGCGAAACGTGGGCGAAGGGGCAGCTTTGTGGGAGGGGCACCCTCTTCCTTCCAGAGGCCATGCCAGTGACGGTGGCcccggggtggggagcaggccccCGCCACACACGGCCCAGCGGAGCGGCCGGCCGGCCACTGTGGCGCCCTCCGCTCTTGTGCACGGGGGTTCGAGCAGCTGGCCCCGCACCCCGCTCACCCTTCGCTCCAGCCACACAGGAGGGCAGCCCGGGGTCTGCGCAGGCCGCACTGCCGGCGCCCCCGCCGACCCAGGCAGTGGCTGGCTCCTCTGTGGGAACAGCCACCCCGGCCCCAGGGCCTCGCTTGCTCCCTGCCCGCACGCTCCTTACACCCTCCCCGGACCCCGAGCGCACACAAACActcataaacaaaatagacacacGGGTCCATCTGCACACATGAGGTGTGTCTGTGAGACCCTCCCTTGACTGGGCCGGGGCGCCGTCGCTAAGCGAGCCGGGGCGTTCCTGTGGGAGGGAACACAGGACTCCCTCCCGGGGCCTCAGCTTGTCTTGGGAGGGACGCATGGCATTTGGGACTTCTGGGGACACAGACGAGGCTCCCACACAGGCACAGGTGGACACCCCAAGGCTGGCCCCGCCCAAGCACAGCTGGGCCCGCAGGGCAAACTGCGTGCAGGCGGGTTCCACCCCAATGGAACCGGGTTCCTGCAACCCAGCGTGAGGCCCCTTGTTGCTCCACCCCGAGACACCTCGAAATGAATGCAGCTTCTGACCCGTGTGTCACCGTCACCTATCAGGGGGACCTGGAGGCCCGTCTACCACCCCTTCCCCTAGGGCTGGGGGGGGCAGTGAGCAGCCGCAGGCCGGCACCCACGCTGAGGACGACCTTGTGTGAACAATGTgcccctctaagcctcagtttccccatctgtaacacGGGTGATGAGCGCCCTGTCCCAACTGGATCTGTGTGAGGAGTTCATGACCCACGAGGCGTGCTTGGAATGAGGAGTGGGCTCGATGGCTGCGGTCCCTGAAGCAGGGGCGTCCGCAGCCCTGGTCCTGGTGCGGGGTTTAGCCTCAgccctgggggccccggggaggcTCCCGATGGCCAAGAAAGAGCGTGCTGGCTGCAGCGATGGCCTCAACTTCGAAAGTTACTGAGGCAGCTGAGGGCGGGGAACGTGGGTGGGCGGCAAGGAGAGGAGAGACATCGGGAAGAGCCCCACTGTCCTCAGAGTCCTGCACGGACAGCCACGTCCTCAGCAGGTGAAGTGGGCAGAGTCCGGGTGGGGCCTGGccacctggggctgggagggtgcCGGCCAGCGGCTCGCCGGGGCACGGACAGGACACTGAGACGGCTCCCCAGGGAGCACCCGGAGGGGCCGGGAGTCGGCaagatgaagggagggaaacgCGTCAGAGGGACAAGATCCTTGGCCTCCGCCTCCCCTGGGTGCAGGCAGGACAAACCACAGACCCCAGAGTTTTTAGGGGCTGACCACCGTTTCTGTTCATTGTCGATGGGGGAACACGGCTACGGCCCAGGGCcagtggggaggcaggaagggtcAGCGGTTGTGGGAGCTCTGCTGCGGTTGTGGGAGCTCTGCTGTCCTTGTGAAAACACAAAGGTGCCCTCACCGGGGCTGCCCGCCAAGAGCCAGGTGAGCCGCTAACTGCACCGCCAGGTGAGCCAGCTGTGCACCCAGTCTTCCGAGAGAGGGTTGCTTTGTCCCCCGTGGGAAGTCTGGAGTGGCGGCTGTGTCTCCGGTGGCCGTGGGAGACAGGCCGTAAACGACAGTGCCGGCGTCCACCCGCCCCTTCTCGGTGAGTGCAGGGCGCCGTCACCACTTGGAGATGTTATTTTACAGCAAGGAGGAGGGCAGCCGGCCCTGCGGGACCAAGCCTGGCGGGT from Phyllostomus discolor isolate MPI-MPIP mPhyDis1 chromosome 4, mPhyDis1.pri.v3, whole genome shotgun sequence encodes the following:
- the SH3BP4 gene encoding SH3 domain-binding protein 4; amino-acid sequence: MAAQRIRAANASGLPRCRSEGTLIDLSEGFSEASFNDVKVPSPSALLGDNPTPFGNAKEVVAIKDYRPSNFTTLKFSKGDHLYVLDTCGGEWWYAHNTTEMGYIPSSHVRPLSCRNSTLSDSGMIDLLPDSPDEAAREFDAPGGWTDDQKGSGRTHSNNPFWNGAQTNPFLNGHLPVGPSVEELAPKSTVDLLLFDTGPSAFTNGGSAATNGPGPGLDGPPAADQLLAEGPARRDNPFFRSKRSYSLSELSVLQAKSDAPASSGFFTGLKSPVPEQFQSREDFRAAWLSHRKLARSCHDLDLLGQSPGWGQTQAVETNIVCKLDSSGGSVQLPDTGISIHVPEGHVAPGDTQQISMRALLDPPLELNSDRCCSVSPVLEVKLSTLEVRTVLVLEMTVSAEVKSDMFSKSTVGLQCLRSDLKEGPYVPVPLTYSYGDTVQVHLDNLEPCMYLAIVAHGPNILYPSTVWDFINKKVTVGLYGPKHVHPSFKTVVTIFGHDCAPKTLLVSEVPRQAPSPAPVALQLWGRHQFVLSRPQDLQVCVFSNMTHYEVKASEQAKVVRGFQMKLGKVSRLIFPITCQSPGELSDFTLRVQVKDDQQAILTQFCVQTPQPPPKSAIKPSGQRRFLKKNEVGKIILSPFAATTKYPTFQDRPVSSLKFGKLLKTVVRQSKNHYLLEYKKGDAIALLSEEKIRLKGQLWTKEWYIGYHQGKVGLVHAKNVLVVGRARPSLLPGPELSTSVLLEQILRPCKFLTYIYASVRTLLMENISSWRAFADALGYGSLPLTFFCRAELDSEPERVASVLEKLKEDCNNAENKDRKSFQKELMMALLKMDCQGLVVRLIQDFVLLTTAVEVAQRWRELAEKLAKVSKQQMDAYESPHRDRNGVVDSEAMWKPAYDFLLTWSHQVGDSYRDVIQELHTGLDRMRNPVTKRWKHLTGTLILVNSLDVLRAAAFSPADQDDFVI